One genomic segment of bacterium includes these proteins:
- a CDS encoding DUF1566 domain-containing protein, with the protein MALSRWAAWFVVLVFAIGLSCASDGGGDDDDDAGNSDNGSDGNGDDDNTMEETWTDSDSGLTWQRNDDCCLDWESAKNYCASLVWNEHGDWRLPSISELRSLIRGCVATELDGACEVTDECRFAKCWDLPCQGCKSGEGPDADGIYWPDGMSGLLSEVGAFWSSTKIATFYESGVWGVIFDDASIYLAPSDGNNIHTICVR; encoded by the coding sequence ATGGCGTTATCTCGTTGGGCGGCGTGGTTCGTCGTACTGGTTTTTGCGATCGGGCTGTCGTGCGCGAGTGACGGCGGCGGCGATGACGATGACGACGCGGGCAATAGCGACAATGGCAGCGACGGTAATGGTGACGACGATAATACGATGGAAGAAACATGGACCGATTCTGACTCGGGCCTGACATGGCAACGAAACGATGACTGCTGTCTTGATTGGGAATCGGCCAAAAATTATTGCGCCTCGTTAGTTTGGAACGAACACGGCGACTGGCGCTTACCGTCGATTTCCGAATTACGTAGTCTTATTCGTGGATGTGTCGCAACGGAATTGGACGGCGCGTGTGAGGTGACGGACGAATGTCGATTTGCGAAATGTTGGGACCTACCGTGTCAAGGCTGCAAAAGCGGCGAAGGGCCTGACGCCGATGGTATTTATTGGCCAGACGGAATGTCGGGGCTATTATCGGAAGTTGGCGCTTTCTGGTCGTCAACGAAAATAGCCACTTTTTACGAGAGCGGCGTATGGGGCGTAATATTTGACGACGCGAGCATTTATTTGGCGCCGTCGGACGGCAATAATATACACACGATTTGCGTGCGCTAA
- the metW gene encoding methionine biosynthesis protein MetW produces the protein MRPSTEIAPATRWDHELTDTLVRDGARVLDLGCGDGTLLARLGRRKVSGQGVEINAKMARQCVDRGVPVIQADLDEGLLDYFADDSFDYVILEKTLQTVNRPERVVNEMLRIGSVGIVSFPNFGHRAILEHLTREGRMPVNPALPYEWYETPNIRHLTILDFEDFCAKNGVHVVASFAFADGEARPLVEGDNRNAEEALFVVCRADKRDAVGGLVETVK, from the coding sequence ATGCGCCCGTCGACTGAAATCGCGCCCGCGACGCGCTGGGACCATGAACTGACCGATACGCTCGTCCGCGACGGCGCGCGCGTGCTCGATCTCGGCTGCGGCGACGGCACGCTTTTGGCGCGGCTCGGGCGCCGGAAAGTGTCCGGCCAAGGCGTGGAGATCAACGCGAAGATGGCGCGCCAGTGTGTCGATCGCGGCGTGCCCGTCATTCAGGCGGACCTGGACGAGGGCTTGCTCGACTATTTCGCGGACGACAGCTTTGACTACGTGATCCTCGAAAAAACGTTGCAAACGGTGAACCGGCCGGAGCGCGTGGTGAACGAGATGCTGCGCATCGGCAGCGTCGGCATCGTGTCGTTTCCGAACTTCGGGCACCGCGCGATCCTCGAGCATCTCACGCGCGAGGGACGCATGCCGGTCAACCCCGCGCTGCCTTACGAGTGGTACGAAACGCCGAACATCCGCCACCTGACGATCCTGGATTTCGAGGACTTCTGCGCGAAAAACGGCGTGCACGTCGTGGCGTCGTTCGCCTTCGCCGACGGCGAGGCACGGCCGCTAGTCGAGGGCGACAACCGCAACGCGGAAGAGGCGCTTTTTGTCGTGTGCCGCGCGGATAAGCGCGACGCGGTGGGCGGCCTGGTCGAAACCGTCAAATAG
- a CDS encoding homoserine O-acetyltransferase, whose product MSDAPPPGEKTKYDPPDSPTSVGWTKPMRVRLADESNPLPLDAGVSLSPVDVEYETYGALNEARDNAILVCHALSGDAHAAGWCRDADADDRPWRKTRPGWWDGLVGPGKPFDTNKYFIICSNVLGSCYGTTGPASINPATGKPYGIAFPVVTVADWVRLQERLVTHLGIEKLLAVTGGSLGGQQAVEWALAYPDRVASAIVFAATPHLMAQGVAFNYAGRHAILSDPDFKGGEYYDAAQGPVRGLSVARMIGHITYVSDVSMTRKFGRRFQETENRGFHLDVEYQVESYLRHQGQSFVERFDGNAYLYITRAMDYYDATEHGDGDLVRAMAKATCDWMFVSFTSDWLYPPSGTREFVRALSRNNRQVTYVNLDSPFGHDAFLLEDDALEPLVRRYLDNLVARRAGDGDAPVD is encoded by the coding sequence ATGAGCGACGCGCCGCCGCCGGGCGAAAAAACGAAATACGATCCGCCGGACTCGCCGACTTCGGTGGGCTGGACGAAGCCGATGCGGGTGCGTCTTGCGGATGAGAGCAACCCGCTGCCGCTCGACGCCGGCGTGTCGCTTTCGCCGGTGGACGTGGAGTACGAAACCTACGGCGCGCTCAACGAGGCGCGCGACAACGCGATCCTCGTGTGCCACGCGCTCTCGGGCGACGCGCACGCCGCGGGCTGGTGCCGGGACGCCGACGCGGACGACCGCCCCTGGCGCAAGACGCGCCCCGGCTGGTGGGACGGCCTCGTCGGGCCGGGCAAGCCGTTCGATACGAACAAGTATTTCATCATCTGCTCGAACGTGCTGGGAAGCTGTTACGGCACGACCGGCCCCGCGTCGATCAACCCCGCGACGGGCAAGCCGTACGGCATCGCGTTCCCGGTCGTCACCGTGGCCGACTGGGTTCGCCTGCAGGAGAGGCTCGTGACGCACCTTGGCATCGAGAAGCTGCTCGCGGTGACAGGTGGATCGCTTGGCGGGCAGCAGGCGGTGGAGTGGGCTCTTGCCTACCCCGACCGCGTCGCGAGCGCAATCGTGTTCGCCGCGACGCCGCACCTGATGGCCCAGGGCGTCGCGTTCAACTACGCCGGCCGTCACGCGATCCTCTCGGACCCCGACTTCAAGGGCGGCGAATATTACGACGCCGCGCAAGGACCGGTGCGCGGGCTGTCCGTCGCGCGCATGATCGGCCACATCACCTACGTCTCGGACGTTTCCATGACGCGCAAGTTCGGCCGCCGCTTTCAGGAAACGGAGAATCGTGGGTTTCACCTGGATGTCGAATACCAGGTGGAGAGCTACCTGCGTCATCAGGGGCAGTCGTTCGTGGAGCGCTTCGACGGCAATGCCTACCTCTACATCACGCGCGCGATGGATTATTACGACGCGACCGAACACGGCGACGGCGACCTGGTCCGCGCGATGGCCAAGGCGACGTGCGACTGGATGTTCGTTTCGTTCACGTCGGACTGGCTGTACCCGCCGTCCGGCACGCGCGAGTTCGTGCGCGCGCTGTCGCGCAACAACCGGCAGGTGACGTACGTGAACCTGGATTCGCCGTTCGGGCATGACGCGTTCCTGCTCGAGGACGACGCGCTCGAACCGCTGGTGCGGCGATATCTCGACAACCTTGTCGCGCGCCGCGCGGGAGATGGCGATGCGCCCGTCGACTGA
- a CDS encoding dihydrofolate reductase yields MTAIRVYLAMSLDGRIATADGGVAWLDPFGENVDYGYDDFMHGIDVVILGRTTYDQVLTFGEWPYAGKQTFVLTTRPFNPGRDDVFAWTDGAATLAAHARAIAKKGVYHCGGGKSIAAFMEIGEIDTFDIQLMPVVLGAGPMLFPDGCAPASLALADTTPFENGVVRLVYEVVKGGQGNRG; encoded by the coding sequence ATGACCGCCATCCGCGTTTACCTCGCCATGAGCCTTGACGGCCGCATCGCAACCGCGGACGGTGGTGTCGCGTGGCTCGACCCGTTCGGCGAGAATGTCGATTACGGCTACGACGACTTCATGCATGGCATCGACGTCGTCATCCTCGGACGCACGACCTACGACCAGGTGCTCACGTTCGGCGAGTGGCCGTATGCAGGCAAGCAGACGTTCGTCCTCACGACGCGCCCGTTCAACCCGGGCCGCGACGACGTTTTCGCGTGGACGGACGGCGCCGCAACGCTTGCGGCGCACGCGCGCGCGATCGCGAAGAAGGGCGTCTATCACTGCGGCGGCGGCAAATCGATCGCCGCGTTTATGGAAATCGGCGAGATCGATACCTTCGATATCCAGCTCATGCCCGTTGTGCTCGGCGCGGGGCCGATGTTGTTTCCCGATGGATGCGCACCCGCGTCGCTTGCGCTCGCCGACACGACGCCGTTCGAGAACGGCGTCGTCCGGTTGGTGTACGAGGTTGTGAAGGGGGGCCAGGGAAACCGGGGTTAA
- a CDS encoding PD-(D/E)XK nuclease family protein, with amino-acid sequence TDERDDDAPAWSAQREASLSFGKLFHRAMESCVLADASTFAPAVRAIDGALADVRVAEVVDAMKRALATPIGKRLAACAPDALGRELPYTIAREDGALVDGAIDAVLREGGAYVIVDYKTDRVAALKAAQRAEFHRPQLAAYADALERITGARPAEAHVIFARTGEAVRLW; translated from the coding sequence ATACAGACGAGCGCGATGACGACGCACCCGCCTGGAGCGCCCAGCGCGAGGCGAGCCTGTCGTTTGGCAAGCTCTTTCACCGCGCGATGGAATCGTGCGTGCTCGCGGACGCATCGACGTTCGCGCCCGCCGTCCGCGCGATCGATGGCGCGCTTGCCGACGTGCGCGTGGCCGAGGTCGTCGACGCGATGAAACGCGCGCTCGCCACGCCGATCGGAAAACGCCTCGCCGCCTGCGCGCCGGACGCTCTTGGACGCGAACTGCCATACACCATCGCGCGGGAAGACGGCGCGCTTGTCGATGGCGCGATCGACGCCGTCCTTCGCGAGGGCGGAGCGTACGTCATCGTCGATTACAAGACGGACCGCGTCGCCGCGCTCAAGGCCGCTCAACGCGCCGAATTCCATCGGCCGCAACTCGCGGCCTACGCCGACGCGCTCGAACGCATCACAGGCGCGAGGCCGGCCGAGGCGCACGTGATTTTCGCGCGCACGGGCGAGGCCGTGCGTCTCTGGTAG